A genomic region of Gemmata massiliana contains the following coding sequences:
- a CDS encoding PilZ domain-containing protein, with the protein MLYSFHARYSVETHCVSVQNRRGSIRFVPATSASCYTESGGEGVLWDISATGLSMLVDTPPLLGVTLAVEVTSSWRVLTVKAQVAHVKQVAAGDYFVGMEFASPLALEEIEPFVIPTTA; encoded by the coding sequence GTGCTCTACAGTTTCCATGCCCGTTACTCCGTGGAGACGCACTGCGTGTCTGTTCAGAACCGGCGAGGGTCTATTCGCTTCGTGCCCGCCACTTCTGCGTCCTGCTACACCGAGTCCGGCGGTGAGGGGGTGCTGTGGGACATCTCCGCCACGGGCCTGAGCATGCTGGTCGATACGCCCCCGCTGCTCGGGGTGACGCTGGCAGTGGAGGTGACGTCCTCGTGGCGTGTACTGACTGTCAAGGCTCAAGTGGCTCATGTTAAGCAGGTGGCGGCTGGGGATTATTTCGTCGGGATGGAGTTCGCCTCTCCGCTCGCGCTGGAAGAGATCGAACCGTTCGTCATCCCAACGACCGCGTAA
- a CDS encoding Bax inhibitor-1/YccA family protein: MSYLIDGYHGEIVASAPPSARVAFIRRTYAHLAGAILAFVGIEAILLTSGLGMDLVRTLFMGGGKGAWIGLMVLFVVGGIGAQMMARSRQSVGMQYAGLTLYVLLEVIIFLPILIVATQAPQYAGKDLPLQAGIVTLAAFGGLTAAVFTSGKDFSFLGPILWVGALLGTGLVIAAVIGGFSLGLGFAALMVALACGFIIYDTSNIMHHYSTDQHVSAALQLFASVALLFWYVLRIFMSVSNDD; this comes from the coding sequence ATGAGTTACCTGATTGACGGCTACCACGGCGAAATCGTTGCCTCGGCCCCGCCGAGCGCCCGCGTCGCGTTCATCCGCCGGACCTACGCCCACCTCGCCGGCGCGATCCTCGCGTTCGTCGGGATCGAGGCGATCCTGCTCACGTCCGGCCTCGGGATGGACCTGGTCCGCACGCTCTTCATGGGCGGCGGTAAGGGCGCGTGGATCGGGCTCATGGTGCTGTTCGTCGTGGGCGGCATTGGGGCGCAGATGATGGCCCGGTCGCGCCAATCGGTGGGCATGCAGTACGCCGGCCTCACGCTGTACGTGCTGCTCGAAGTCATCATCTTCCTGCCCATCCTAATCGTCGCGACGCAGGCCCCGCAGTACGCGGGCAAAGACCTCCCGCTCCAGGCCGGGATCGTGACGCTCGCCGCGTTCGGCGGGTTGACCGCGGCCGTGTTCACCTCGGGCAAGGACTTCTCGTTCCTCGGGCCGATCCTGTGGGTCGGGGCGCTTCTGGGGACGGGATTGGTCATCGCCGCGGTGATCGGCGGGTTCAGCCTGGGCCTCGGGTTCGCGGCGCTGATGGTGGCCCTGGCGTGCGGGTTCATCATCTACGACACGTCGAACATCATGCACCATTATAGCACCGACCAGCACGTGTCGGCCGCGCTGCAACTGTTCGCGTCCGTGGCCCTACTGTTCTGGTACGTGCTCCGCATCTTCATGAGCGTGAGCAACGACGATTAG